In Candidatus Aminicenantes bacterium, the sequence GCACTTCCTCGACCAGCCCGGCCACCAGAGCCGCGTCTTTGTCGCGGAACAGGATGCCCGCTCCGCCCAGGGTTTCGGCCACCGCCCCGGCGTCAAAGGCCACCACCGGCACGCCGAAATAGCAGCTTTCCAAAAGCGGCAGGCAGAACCCTTCGTGCTCGCTCATGGAAAGGAACACGTCGGCCAGCCTGT encodes:
- a CDS encoding glycosyltransferase, whose translation is RLADVFLSMSEHEGFCLPLLESCYFGVPVVAFDAGAVAETLGGAGILFRDKDAALVAGLVEEVLEKEALRQRLQAQAAERISRYRLQADPEILLAMLRQL